CAGTTCCTCGTAAATCAATTAGCCACCGATTGCCCAAGTGTTTTCCATTCGAGTTCTTTAAATCGGATtgggaaaaaaaacaaaagcaaaccaTTTGTAAAGTAACATAAGTAtggtaatttgtttttcaaaagaTTATCATTAAAGCATTattatttgtatctttgtgGTAAtactgaaataaatatttctagcaagtgaataaaaaatatatatactgtaaaaataaacatttctattaagttaattaagaaatttatataaaatattaagagACCTTTCCTATTTTTGGTGATATTTTAAAGTCTACTTCAAAACAGACACTATTTTTGAAAAGATTTAGAAAAGCCTAAGGAATGTTATTTTCCCCGCTTGTTAAACgaaaagtaaaatgtaatcttagaaaacttttttaattttaaagagtAAATCcttctttaatattataaaatgtgtGATTTTAAACTGAGAATGTGTGATTTTTAGAAAACGAAAACTTAAGTTTGATTTTTGTTAATAATACAAAGATTTCAATGATATTAATTTctagtaaatatttaataaataaatattaagttaaatttaaaatgtttctaaATTTGCTTTTCGATAATTTAAAGATGCGATAGGACATGCCGATGCAGCTCCTCCTGCAGAAGCAAAGCAAGGAGGGCGGAGTAGGGGGAAGCCAGTCAAAAGTCCGGTCCTTGGGCGGCATTTGCGACACATTCATGTCGACGAGGCTGTCAAACGGCCCGTCATCGCGGGGAGGATACGGATACGGTTAGGGCTCCGAATCCGGCCGTATCCGGGCCTTTGAACTATGCATGACGAATCGGCATTTTACGCCCATTCCCGTCCCAATGGGCCCTTCGCCATTTCGCCGGGGTTGCGACTGCTGTGGCAAATGCTTTGTGCCTGTCAACCGAGCGGAACTAATTTCGAGGCTGCACCTGCAGGGCCGCCAGAGTGAGGTGATGGCCATGTTGATGGTGGTGCAGCAAGTGGGGTGATTTCGGTGCTGATTGCGCAAGTGGTGCAGCTTCCTGAAAGGCCGGGGAAAATCTACTCTGCCGGGGTGTTTAAGTTCGATTGCTAGCACATTAacattcttttattttacaaggtctaattttgatttgggctTAAAAATTCGAAGGCCTGCGAGGGCCAGACTAGTGATCCAGGGAGTCCTTGACGCCGCACTCTCCGTAGGCCTGCAGCTCCTCCGGCCGGAAGTAGGAGCTCTGCATGCTGTAAAGTCGGTCGATAGGATTGATCATGGGCGTTTGGGCAAAGGGTCCCATGAGCTGCTGGAAGGTGGCATAGCTCAGACCCAGAATGGTGTTCAGTATGGGCTCGCTGTTCTTGTTGCAGTTTTCTGTTTGCAGAAGTAGGGTTATTCTTTGGTTTCGATGGGCTCTTGATGGTATCACCTTTATTGGTCTCCATGCAGTTGAAGGGCACTTGCTCCTGCTCGTCCTTGATGGCGCATCGCATCCGGTTCAGTCCATCCGAGGCCGTGGAGTACGGCGACTCCAGCTGCGACTCGCTGTCGCTGTGCGCCTCGTCCTTGATCTTGGTGGCCAGACTGCTGTCCAGGGACTCCTGCGAGTCCTGCGAGTCGCTGGCCCCCTTGCTGGGCGGCTCCTGCTTGGCCTTCTTCTGGATCTTTTTGACCTTGGCCCGCTGGTTCTGGAACCAAACCTGGTGGGAGAGTATATAAATAAGTATAAAAAGTTTATGTATTAAAGTTCCTTAATCACCTGCACGATCCTTAGGCTTAGGCCAGTGTCCTTGGCCAGATTCTCCCTCACTTTTCGACAGGGCTTCGGCGAAACCTCGAAGGACGCCTTGAAGGCCCTTCTCTGCTGGGTGTTCAGAATGGTCCTTGGTCGCTTGGGTCCTCGTCTGCCATCCAATTTGGGCGGAAAGAGCTCATCGCCATAGAAGTCTGTCCAATAATCTGATTATCATTTTGATCGCCATCCAATTGAGCTATTGACCTACCATATCCCTGCAGCATCTCCACCTCCTTCTCGTAGTCGAAGCGGCAGAAGAGCTGACCCTGCTTGACCACGTACTGCTCCCCTTTCTTGAGCAGGGCTCCGCAAACCACACAGGCGAAGCACTTCAGGTGGAAGACGTTCTCGTGGCACCGCATCACGAGCTCATCGGGCCCGATTTTGAGGCCACAGCCAAGGCAATGATTGCGGATGTAAAGTCTGCGAAGGAAAAGGGGTTCAAAGGGGATATATTTACAATTACGAtgcttaatttaaaatattaaaattataagaaatcataaaaagttataaataacaaaaatttgggtaatttctatatttaaattatcattTAGATTCTTAATAAAATTGCTGGTCAAAATGACAATGACCTTCTATTCCATCTGTCTTTGTTATGAATTGATGTATAATAATGATGAAATAATGAtgtgttaataaaaaaaaaattaagaacaaGTAATTTAGATTTGCTgatatacaaaattttttttaggaatCTGCTTTGTTGATTTAAATGctttaagatatttaatattaatttttaatttaattttctcaaTTATAATAACATTTCGGAAAATAAAGGTTTGTGATTTTAAACAACAATTACGTTTCAATAACAAATATCTCATCCAATCTATCTTAAAAGGTGTAAATGAAAATCAGGAAGTGCTTTGACTTTACAGCCCCCATCGCAGGCGACCCCGACTCACCTCTCGTAGTCGATGCGGCAGTAGAGCTTGCCCTCCCTGGCGTAGCAGGAGTGGACGAGGTGCAGCGAGCAGGCGGTGCACTTGAGGCAGCCCTCGTGGAAGGAGTTCTCCACCACGCGCATGATGTAGCGATCGCAAATGGGCTGGCAGCAGTGGGCGCACTGGCTCATCTGGGGCGGCGCGCCCATTGCCAGGCCCAGTTCCATGACCATGCTGGAggcggatgtggatgtggagcTGGGACCCATTCCCTGAGGCGCTTGCGGTGTGTTGGATGCCAAAGGAGGTGCTGCCGGCGTTGCAAAGCTGTCCATTCCATTCAGGCTGCACTCCCCCAGGGTGATGCGGCTGCACAGGGGATGGGGTGGTCCCGGCCCTGCTCCAGGTCCTGCTCCtggtcctgctcctcctcctcctcctggcaTTTGGACCCCGCCCTTGGGCTGCTTGTTTATGCCGCTGATGTTGTGGCTgcagccgctgctgctgctgttgttgcaacTTCCGTTGACATTTCTGCCGACTGACGACATTTTGTCATGGTGGGCCACTCCGGCTTTGGCACTCGATGTGCTCCTTCCGGTTGCCGCCACCACCGATGTTGCCGCTGTCGTTGGCGTTGTTAACATGCGTTCATTTCCGCTCAACAGCAGTTGATTGAGGCCCCCAgtctgctggtgttgctgctgttgctgctgctgctgttgctgttgacATTTTATGTCCATCGGAACTATTTTGGTTTTGCGGTCGTGTCGTTGGTCCGGCCCCCAGATGAAAGTTCCCGCCAG
This window of the Drosophila biarmipes strain raj3 chromosome 3L, RU_DBia_V1.1, whole genome shotgun sequence genome carries:
- the LOC108035686 gene encoding LIM homeobox transcription factor 1-beta isoform X2; this encodes MIDEQHPMQIGLFPMDIKCQQQQQQQQQQQHQQTGGLNQLLLSGNERMLTTPTTAATSVVAATGRSTSSAKAGVAHHDKMSSVGRNVNGSCNNSSSSGCSHNISGINKQPKGGVQMPGGGGGAGPGAGPGAGPGPPHPLCSRITLGECSLNGMDSFATPAAPPLASNTPQAPQGMGPSSTSTSASSMVMELGLAMGAPPQMSQCAHCCQPICDRYIMRVVENSFHEGCLKCTACSLHLVHSCYAREGKLYCRIDYERLYIRNHCLGCGLKIGPDELVMRCHENVFHLKCFACVVCGALLKKGEQYVVKQGQLFCRFDYEKEVEMLQGYDFYGDELFPPKLDGRRGPKRPRTILNTQQRRAFKASFEVSPKPCRKVRENLAKDTGLSLRIVQVWFQNQRAKVKKIQKKAKQEPPSKGASDSQDSQESLDSSLATKIKDEAHSDSESQLESPYSTASDGLNRMRCAIKDEQEQVPFNCMETNKENCNKNSEPILNTILGLSYATFQQLMGPFAQTPMINPIDRLYSMQSSYFRPEELQAYGECGVKDSLDH
- the LOC108035686 gene encoding LIM homeobox transcription factor 1-beta isoform X1, producing MFLICMCLLAGTFIWGPDQRHDRKTKIVPMDIKCQQQQQQQQQQQHQQTGGLNQLLLSGNERMLTTPTTAATSVVAATGRSTSSAKAGVAHHDKMSSVGRNVNGSCNNSSSSGCSHNISGINKQPKGGVQMPGGGGGAGPGAGPGAGPGPPHPLCSRITLGECSLNGMDSFATPAAPPLASNTPQAPQGMGPSSTSTSASSMVMELGLAMGAPPQMSQCAHCCQPICDRYIMRVVENSFHEGCLKCTACSLHLVHSCYAREGKLYCRIDYERLYIRNHCLGCGLKIGPDELVMRCHENVFHLKCFACVVCGALLKKGEQYVVKQGQLFCRFDYEKEVEMLQGYDFYGDELFPPKLDGRRGPKRPRTILNTQQRRAFKASFEVSPKPCRKVRENLAKDTGLSLRIVQVWFQNQRAKVKKIQKKAKQEPPSKGASDSQDSQESLDSSLATKIKDEAHSDSESQLESPYSTASDGLNRMRCAIKDEQEQVPFNCMETNKENCNKNSEPILNTILGLSYATFQQLMGPFAQTPMINPIDRLYSMQSSYFRPEELQAYGECGVKDSLDH